From the Halococcus salifodinae DSM 8989 genome, one window contains:
- a CDS encoding winged helix-turn-helix transcriptional regulator, translated as MRGLDDTDREILDLLTDDARRPYREIADRVDLSPPAVSDRVDRLRELGVIRGFTLDLDRSLLDAGRHVLVELRVRPATLDDVRAAIEAATPVEHVFTTADARIVFDATLDGRDVRDLLVETIDLDTVREYDVRPLSSTSWTPRIGDAVFAPECVECDNTVDEEGTTARLDDELYHFCCPSCESQFTERYESLREGAAD; from the coding sequence ATGCGCGGCCTCGACGACACCGACCGCGAGATCCTCGACCTTCTCACCGACGACGCCCGTCGGCCCTACCGCGAGATCGCCGACCGAGTCGATCTCTCGCCACCGGCGGTCTCCGATCGGGTCGACCGGCTCCGCGAGCTCGGCGTCATCCGCGGGTTCACGCTCGACCTCGATCGATCGCTGCTCGACGCCGGACGCCACGTCCTCGTCGAGCTACGCGTTCGGCCCGCGACGCTCGACGACGTCCGGGCGGCTATCGAGGCCGCGACGCCGGTCGAGCACGTCTTTACCACCGCCGACGCACGGATCGTCTTCGACGCCACGCTCGACGGCCGTGACGTTCGCGACCTCCTCGTCGAGACGATCGACCTCGACACAGTACGAGAGTACGACGTCCGGCCGCTGTCGAGCACGTCGTGGACGCCACGGATCGGCGACGCAGTGTTCGCGCCCGAATGCGTCGAATGTGACAACACCGTCGACGAGGAGGGGACGACGGCGCGACTCGACGACGAGCTGTACCACTTCTGCTGTCCGTCGTGTGAGTCGCAGTTCACCGAGCGCTACGAATCGCTCCGCGAGGGTGCGGCGGACTGA
- a CDS encoding peroxidase-related enzyme (This protein belongs to a clade of uncharacterized proteins related to peroxidases such as the alkylhydroperoxidase AhpD.) translates to MREFETPAVEELPDDLQERIAEETEDAGFTPNVFQAFGYRPSHFRAFFAYHDALVEHTALEREEIEMIVVAVSGANDCYYCIVAHGALLRIYADDPLLADQLAANHRAADLNEAHRTMLDVAVKLTESPGTIDSSDVDRLREVGFSEKAAWDIASVTAFFNLSNRMSTFADIRPNEEFHTLGRSAPETDE, encoded by the coding sequence ATGCGCGAGTTCGAGACACCCGCTGTCGAGGAGCTCCCGGACGACCTCCAAGAACGGATCGCCGAGGAAACCGAAGACGCCGGGTTCACCCCCAACGTCTTCCAGGCGTTCGGGTATCGTCCCTCTCACTTCCGGGCCTTCTTCGCCTACCACGACGCGCTGGTCGAGCACACGGCCCTCGAACGCGAGGAGATCGAGATGATCGTGGTCGCGGTCAGCGGTGCGAACGACTGCTACTACTGCATCGTCGCTCACGGCGCGCTCCTACGGATCTACGCCGACGATCCGCTACTCGCCGATCAGCTCGCCGCCAACCACCGTGCCGCGGATCTCAATGAGGCCCATCGCACGATGCTCGACGTCGCGGTGAAGCTCACCGAATCCCCTGGCACTATCGATTCGAGCGACGTAGACCGGCTCCGTGAGGTGGGCTTTTCCGAGAAAGCGGCGTGGGACATCGCCAGCGTGACCGCCTTCTTCAACCTCTCGAACCGGATGTCGACGTTCGCCGACATCCGCCCGAACGAGGAGTTCCACACGCTCGGACGGAGTGCCCCCGAAACGGACGAGTGA
- a CDS encoding permease yields MAIVDGLVEAGRFVAEMTWKTWWALVLGFTIAGAVQAFVTEERMTDLLGGRGLRALGLGSFFGFLSSSCSFGAVATTKSIFKKGASPEASFGAFQFASTNLVIEIGLVMWILLGWQFVAADVFGGILMILLLAGITKYVVPDEWFAAARENLGDEGARDPVCGMEVDPEEEDTYSVETDDGTEYFCSQSCKETYRNRDTDDTWRDKLLTREGWKNAFRNAIGEWDMLWKDIAAGFVVAALIAAFVPESFWTGLFSLAPEGTFAWVALGSVIGVAVGVLTFVCSVANIPFAVVLWNAGIPFGGVMSFIFADLIVPHIVNMYRKYYGARLAAVLFVSIFTLAAVSGVVIHYTWATVGLIPQPGSAGGTAPSGYATILNVVFSAVFLAEIYVTFFESSGGDEGTMAHAD; encoded by the coding sequence ATGGCTATCGTCGACGGTCTCGTCGAGGCGGGACGGTTCGTCGCCGAGATGACGTGGAAGACGTGGTGGGCGCTCGTGCTCGGCTTCACGATCGCGGGTGCGGTCCAGGCGTTCGTGACCGAGGAGCGAATGACCGATCTCCTCGGCGGGCGGGGCCTGCGCGCGCTCGGCCTCGGCTCGTTTTTCGGCTTCCTCTCGTCGAGCTGTTCGTTCGGCGCGGTCGCCACCACGAAATCGATCTTCAAGAAAGGAGCCTCGCCGGAGGCTTCCTTCGGGGCCTTCCAGTTCGCGAGTACGAACCTCGTGATCGAGATCGGGCTCGTGATGTGGATCCTCTTGGGCTGGCAGTTCGTCGCCGCCGACGTGTTCGGCGGCATTCTGATGATCCTGTTGCTCGCGGGGATCACGAAGTACGTCGTCCCCGACGAGTGGTTCGCGGCCGCGCGCGAGAACCTCGGCGACGAGGGAGCCCGCGATCCGGTCTGTGGGATGGAGGTCGATCCCGAGGAAGAGGACACCTACTCGGTCGAGACCGACGACGGAACCGAGTACTTCTGCTCACAGTCGTGCAAGGAGACCTATCGGAATCGCGACACCGACGACACGTGGCGGGACAAGCTCTTGACCAGGGAGGGCTGGAAGAACGCCTTCCGGAACGCGATCGGCGAGTGGGACATGCTCTGGAAGGACATCGCGGCGGGCTTTGTGGTCGCGGCGCTGATCGCGGCGTTCGTCCCGGAGTCGTTCTGGACTGGCCTGTTCTCGCTCGCGCCCGAGGGCACGTTCGCGTGGGTAGCGCTGGGCAGCGTGATCGGTGTCGCCGTCGGCGTGCTGACGTTCGTCTGCTCGGTGGCGAACATTCCCTTCGCGGTGGTGCTCTGGAACGCCGGGATCCCCTTCGGCGGTGTGATGAGTTTCATCTTCGCCGACCTGATCGTCCCCCATATCGTGAACATGTACCGGAAGTACTACGGCGCGCGCCTCGCCGCCGTGCTGTTCGTTTCGATCTTCACGCTCGCGGCGGTCTCGGGGGTCGTGATCCACTACACGTGGGCCACCGTGGGGCTGATCCCGCAGCCAGGCAGCGCCGGTGGGACGGCCCCGAGCGGGTACGCCACGATCTTGAACGTCGTCTTCTCCGCCGTGTTCCTCGCGGAGATCTACGTCACCTTCTTCGAGTCGAGCGGCGGCGACGAGGGGACGATGGCACACGCGGACTGA
- a CDS encoding DUF5789 family protein, with translation MSQAVKLGRIAPVPAELEYPVSREAVVDQLGETTVLLADGEVNFGDLIDEANEDTFDSHDSLVLETMNLLPLDIHHTTKVVGFLRWGLVGH, from the coding sequence ATGTCTCAAGCGGTGAAACTCGGACGGATCGCACCCGTTCCCGCTGAGTTAGAGTATCCGGTGTCACGCGAGGCCGTCGTCGATCAACTGGGTGAAACGACCGTTCTCCTAGCGGACGGCGAGGTGAACTTCGGCGACCTCATCGACGAGGCGAACGAGGACACGTTCGACTCCCACGACAGCCTGGTGCTCGAAACGATGAACCTGCTCCCGCTTGACATCCACCACACGACTAAAGTCGTGGGATTCCTCCGGTGGGGTCTCGTCGGGCATTAG
- a CDS encoding four-helix bundle copper-binding protein, translated as MALQEIDHLDDDARECLDNCLESAQVCEWCADECASHGEEMAECIRLCRDVADIASLHARLMARDSAYSEDLAATCADVCEACADECESHDHDHCQACADVLRDCVESCRRMAS; from the coding sequence ATGGCGCTCCAAGAGATCGACCACCTCGACGACGACGCGCGCGAGTGTCTCGACAACTGCCTCGAATCCGCACAGGTCTGTGAGTGGTGTGCCGACGAGTGTGCGAGTCACGGCGAGGAGATGGCGGAGTGTATCAGACTCTGTCGAGACGTCGCGGACATCGCGTCGCTCCATGCACGACTGATGGCGCGTGATTCGGCGTACAGCGAGGATCTGGCCGCGACCTGCGCGGACGTCTGTGAGGCCTGTGCCGACGAGTGCGAGAGTCACGATCACGACCACTGCCAGGCCTGCGCGGACGTTCTCCGTGACTGCGTCGAGTCCTGCCGACGGATGGCATCGTAA
- a CDS encoding DMT family transporter has protein sequence MIGGFGGPGVAFAVLAAFVWGGYLFVIKSYFAGYPASVILVGINVAAFCWYLPVAVLTTPSNAPLLPGSLEPTAWLFMLGVIGVTALATGSMFRALAVGDVSYVAPVSKIVPVFVLPLEIVLLGEHLSPVQIAGVVIATFAVYLMNYRGGGLLVPLRKTVTYRPAQFALLSAMLFGIVDVSRRVILQEFTIPPRVWVLGLFGGMALLVAPVAIRSWPEGTRRDAPKFVATALFAVVGEHLTALAFDVAPASIASPIINTQAIVAVLLGGVVLHEERLRSRLGAAVIAVTGVALIAA, from the coding sequence ATGATCGGTGGTTTCGGTGGCCCGGGAGTTGCCTTCGCCGTACTTGCGGCGTTCGTCTGGGGTGGCTACCTGTTCGTCATCAAGTCGTACTTCGCTGGCTACCCCGCCTCGGTGATCCTCGTGGGAATCAACGTCGCGGCGTTCTGCTGGTACCTTCCAGTCGCCGTCCTGACTACTCCATCGAACGCGCCGCTACTGCCCGGATCGCTGGAGCCGACCGCGTGGCTGTTCATGCTGGGTGTCATCGGGGTCACCGCGCTCGCGACTGGCTCGATGTTTCGTGCACTCGCGGTCGGCGACGTCTCCTACGTCGCCCCGGTGAGCAAGATCGTTCCCGTCTTCGTCCTGCCACTCGAAATCGTGCTCCTCGGCGAGCATCTCTCGCCCGTCCAGATCGCGGGCGTCGTGATAGCGACGTTCGCGGTCTACCTCATGAACTACCGCGGCGGTGGGTTGCTCGTGCCGCTCCGGAAGACGGTGACGTACCGACCGGCGCAGTTCGCCCTGCTGAGTGCGATGTTGTTCGGGATCGTCGACGTGTCTCGACGGGTCATCCTCCAGGAGTTCACGATCCCACCGCGGGTGTGGGTGCTCGGACTGTTCGGAGGGATGGCCCTCCTCGTGGCCCCCGTCGCGATACGATCCTGGCCGGAGGGCACGCGGCGTGACGCGCCGAAGTTCGTCGCGACCGCGCTGTTCGCCGTCGTCGGCGAGCATCTCACCGCCCTCGCGTTCGATGTCGCCCCGGCGAGCATCGCCTCGCCGATCATCAACACACAGGCGATAGTGGCGGTTCTTCTGGGTGGTGTCGTGCTCCACGAGGAGCGTCTTCGTTCCCGGCTCGGTGCTGCCGTGATCGCCGTCACCGGCGTGGCGCTGATCGCTGCGTGA
- a CDS encoding IS200/IS605 family transposase — protein sequence MRRTNTFEVVPMSETDEELLRRVMDATASLWNELTYERRQQLFDGETVWETEDYRKRYIGVLGSASAQQAIRKNDQAWKGFFDSDEPDKGLPGYWGNEDEGRELRWYGRNDQYTIQWGDRSRLEIPVGKDLKDEYGLSGRLRLEVRGEPRWDGKQCQLEIQYDEQRGQFRAYQPVEVADLHPRLGTPVADESAALDIGANNLVACTTTTGEQYLYAARDQFERFRSTTQEIARLQSKLRDGRYTSKRIRRLYRQRTMRRDHMQDALARDLMQRLHEQGVSTVYVGALTDILETHWSVESNAKTHNFWAFGAFIDRLETTAEEFGIGVVERSEAWTSQECPQCGATERTTRHRDTLTCECGFEGHADLVASKTFLQRQTTVARPMARPVRYEWNDHEWSGMSHPHESSKVARTNPQVAPVGEGANARRDPTGGIPRL from the coding sequence GTGAGACGGACCAACACGTTCGAAGTGGTTCCGATGTCCGAGACGGACGAGGAGTTACTTCGCCGCGTGATGGATGCGACCGCTTCGCTGTGGAACGAACTCACCTACGAACGCCGCCAACAACTCTTCGACGGCGAAACGGTGTGGGAGACCGAAGACTATCGCAAGCGATACATCGGTGTTCTCGGCTCCGCATCGGCACAGCAAGCCATTCGAAAGAACGACCAAGCGTGGAAAGGCTTCTTCGATTCGGACGAACCCGACAAAGGCTTGCCCGGCTACTGGGGCAACGAGGACGAAGGGCGTGAACTCCGCTGGTACGGTCGAAACGATCAATACACGATTCAGTGGGGCGACCGCTCGCGTCTCGAAATCCCAGTCGGCAAAGATCTCAAGGACGAGTATGGTCTGTCCGGGCGGCTCCGCTTGGAAGTGCGCGGCGAACCACGGTGGGACGGCAAGCAGTGCCAGTTAGAGATACAGTACGACGAGCAACGCGGCCAGTTCAGGGCCTATCAGCCGGTCGAGGTAGCGGATCTTCACCCTCGACTCGGAACACCAGTAGCCGACGAATCGGCTGCTCTGGACATCGGCGCGAACAATCTCGTCGCCTGTACGACCACAACTGGCGAGCAGTACCTGTACGCCGCACGCGACCAATTCGAGCGGTTTCGTTCGACCACTCAAGAGATTGCACGCCTGCAATCGAAGCTCCGCGACGGAAGGTACACGTCGAAGCGCATCCGGCGACTGTACCGGCAGCGGACCATGAGACGCGACCATATGCAGGACGCACTTGCGCGAGACCTCATGCAACGGTTGCACGAACAGGGCGTTTCGACGGTGTATGTTGGTGCGCTCACCGACATCCTCGAAACGCACTGGTCGGTAGAGTCGAACGCCAAGACGCACAACTTCTGGGCGTTCGGAGCGTTCATCGACCGACTTGAAACTACCGCCGAGGAGTTCGGCATCGGAGTAGTCGAACGTTCCGAAGCGTGGACTTCCCAAGAGTGTCCGCAGTGTGGTGCGACGGAACGGACTACACGCCACCGCGACACGCTCACTTGCGAATGCGGCTTCGAGGGACACGCAGATTTGGTCGCGTCAAAAACGTTCCTTCAGCGACAGACGACGGTAGCAAGGCCGATGGCACGGCCCGTGCGATACGAGTGGAACGACCACGAATGGTCGGGGATGTCACACCCTCACGAAAGTTCCAAAGTAGCGCGCACAAACCCGCAAGTTGCCCCCGTGGGGGAGGGCGCTAATGCCCGACGAGACCCCACCGGAGGAATCCCACGACTTTAG